DNA sequence from the Pedobacter schmidteae genome:
AAAACCTATCCGTATCAAGTCTGGATGGCTTACTCGTTTCTATTTCTTCCGATTCTGACTCCTGCGACCATTTTCAGGAAATTATAGATGAAGGAATTCCTGTTGTATTCTTTGACCGGGTGGCCAGCAAAATTGAAACCTCCAAAGTAATGCAGGACGATTACAATGGCGCTTTTGAAGCGGTTGAGCACCTGATTTCAAATGGCTATACCCGCATTGCACACATTGCCGGCCCCAAAGGCCTGAGTTTTACAGAAGCCCGCCTAAGCGGATATAAAGCAGCATTGGCTAAACACAACATAGCCGTAAATGAAGATTGGATTATCTATTCCGGTTTTTCGCAGGAATTTGGCACAAGCGACACCATCAAGCTTCTGGAACTGGAACAAAAACCAGATGCCATTTTTGCCGTAAATGATAGGAAAGCGATTGGCGCAATGATTGAGTTAAAACAGAGGGGAATAAAAGTTGGGGAAACTTTTGGCGTAATTGGTTTCACCAATGATCCCATGTCCACCATCATCTCCCCCAGCTTATCTACCATTGCCGAACCTGCTTTCGAAATCGGAAAGCAGAGTTGCGAGCTGCTGATCAAACACATTACTAAAAAGTATTTTCATGCGGAGGAGGTGATATTGCCCGGAAAGCTGATGGTAAGGGAATCCAGCAGCAAAAAAAGCT
Encoded proteins:
- a CDS encoding LacI family DNA-binding transcriptional regulator yields the protein MARHYVTIKDIAKILNISVSTVSRALRDTYDVNQETKEKVLALAAELNYKPNFNATGLAKGSTHNLGVILPFITNYYFSTVITGIQEVAYNNGYNIVLFVTNDSPEREFDIIENLSVSSLDGLLVSISSDSDSCDHFQEIIDEGIPVVFFDRVASKIETSKVMQDDYNGAFEAVEHLISNGYTRIAHIAGPKGLSFTEARLSGYKAALAKHNIAVNEDWIIYSGFSQEFGTSDTIKLLELEQKPDAIFAVNDRKAIGAMIELKQRGIKVGETFGVIGFTNDPMSTIISPSLSTIAEPAFEIGKQSCELLIKHITKKYFHAEEVILPGKLMVRESSSKKS